A single region of the Gorilla gorilla gorilla isolate KB3781 chromosome 1, NHGRI_mGorGor1-v2.1_pri, whole genome shotgun sequence genome encodes:
- the DMRTA2 gene encoding doublesex- and mab-3-related transcription factor A2, which produces MELRSELPSVPGAATAAAATATGPPVASVASVAAAAAAAASLPVSVAGGLLRGPPLLLRAAEKYPRTPKCARCRNHGVVSALKGHKRYCRWKDCLCAKCTLIAERQRVMAAQVALRRQQAQEENEARELQLLYGTAEGLALAAANGIIPPRPAYEVFGSVCAADGGGPGAGAPAGTGGGAAGAGGSEAKLQKFDLFPKTLLQAGRPGSPPPPPVKPLSPDGADSGPGTSSPEVRPGSGSENGDGESFSGSPLARASKEAGGSCPGSAGPGGGGEEDSPGSASPLGSESGSEADKEEGEAAPAPGLGGGSGPRQRTPLDILTRVFPGHRRGVLELVLQGCGGDVVQAIEQVLNHHRGGLAAGLGPAAPPDKAAVGAAAAADDAWPSRVDAAAAGAGGPGLPAPLQAGPAAPPHHRPLLAGAMAPGALGSLSSRSAFSPLQPNASHFGADAGAYPLGAPLGLSPLRLAYSAAAAHSRGLAFMAPYSTAGLVPTLGFRPPMDYAFSDLMRDRSAAAAAAVHKEPTYGGGLYGPMVNGAPEKQ; this is translated from the exons ATGGAGCTGCGCTCGGAGCTGCCCAGCGTGCCCGGCGCGGCGACGGCGGCGGCGGCAACAGCGACGGGGCCGCCTGTGGCGTCGGTGGCGTCGGTGGCGGCAGCCGCGGCGGCCGCCGCATCGCTGCCGGTGAGCGTGGCAGGCGGCTTGCTGCGGGGGCCGCCACTGTTGCTGCGGGCAGCCGAGAAGTACCCGCGGACCCCCAAGTGCGCGCGCTGTCGCAACCATGGCGTGGTGTCGGCCCTCAAGGGCCACAAACGCTACTGTCGCTGGAAGGACTGCCTGTGCGCCAAGTGCACGCTCATCGCGGAGCGCCAGCGTGTCATGGCGGCGCAGGTGGCGCTGCGCAGGCAGCAGGCGCAGGAGGAGAACGAGGCGCGCGAGCTGCAGCTGCTCTACGGCACTGCCGAGGGGCTGGCGCTCGCCGCCGCCAACGGCATCATCCCCCCGAGGCCCGCCTACGAGGTCTTCGGTTCAGTGTGCGCCGCCGACGGCGGGGGACCTGGAGCGGGAGCGCCCGCGGGGACCGGAGGCGGAGCAGCTGGCGCAGGGGGCTCAG AGGCCAAGTTGCAGAAGTTTGACCTGTTTCCTAAGACGCTGCTGCAGGCAGGCCGCCCGGGcagcccgccgccgccgccggtgAAGCCCTTATCACCCGACGGCGCAGACTCGGGGCCCGGGACGTCGTCCCCAGAGGTGCGGCCCGGCTCAGGCTCGGAGAACGGCGATGGCGAGTCCTTTTCTGGTTCGCCCCTAGCTCGGGCCTCCAAAGAGGCAGGTGGCAGCTGCCCAGGCAGCGCTGGCCCTGGCGGCGGCGGCGAGGAGGACAGCCCGGGCTCCGCTAGCCCTCTGGGCTCTGAATCCGGTTCAGAGGCTGACAAAGAAGAGGGTGAGGCCGCGCCGGCGCCAGGGCTGGGCGGAGGCTCGGGTCCACGGCAGCGGACGCCGCTGGACATCTTGACACGCGTGTTCCCAGGCCACCGGCGAGGCGTCCTGGAGCTGGTGTTGCAGGGCTGCGGCGGCGACGTGGTGCAGGCCATCGAGCAGGTGCTGAACCACCACCGTGGGGGCCTGGCGGCCGGCCTGGGCCCTGCGGCGCCCCCGGATAAGGCCGCCGTGGGTGCTGCAGCGGCTGCAGACGACGCGTGGCCCAGCCGCGTCGACGCCGCAGCCGCCGGTGCCGGGGGGCCTGGGCTGCCTGCGCCGCTGCAGGCGGGGCCCGCCGCACCTCCGCACCACAGACCCTTGCTGGCCGGCGCCATGGCGCCTGGGGCGCTGGGCTCGCTGAGCAGCCGCTCGGCCTTCTCGCCGCTGCAGCCCAACGCCAGTCACTTCGGTGCCGACGCGGGCGCCTACCCGCTGGGCGCGCCGCTCGGCCTCAGCcccctgcgcctggcctactCCGCGGCGGCGGCGCATAGCCGCGGTCTGGCCTTCATGGCGCCCTACTCCACTGCCGGCTTGGTGCCCACGCTCGGCTTCCGCCCACCCATGGACTACGCCTTTAGCGATCTCATGCGTGACCGCTCGGCCGCCGCTGCTGCGGCGGTGCACAAGGAGCCGACCTACGGCGGCGGCCTGTACGGGCCTATGGTCAACGGCGCTCCGGAGAAGCAGTAG